The genome window TTTGCAGCACCAGCGTTTTGGCCAGTTGCGTGCCCCAGACCAGCGTCATTTGCTTGGTGACCGGATCATCGAACGCCCGAAACGGCCCACGCACGTACGGCGAGCGCTTGATGAGGAACGGCCCCGGCATGGGCGTGATCTGCTCGGGCAGATGCACGTTCTCTTCGGCCCATTGCTCGGTTGAAATCCGTGGCTTGGGCTCCCACGACAGTGCCCAGTCGCGCACGATCGGCGCGAGCGTCGGAGCGTAGGGCACGGATGTTTCAGCAAAAGCAATCATGGGTTTGCGATATGCGCGCAGGCGTTCACGCACTGAATGATTCGATTGGCATCGGCAAGGTTGATGGCCTCGCCACGGTGCGCCCACATCTCGACGATGGGCGACCCTTCGGCATCAAGGACGTGGTGGACTTTGAGACCGCTGATAGTCGATGGGTATGGGTCAAGTTGCCACGGGGTAGGGCTATGGCCTGGTGACGGAGATTGGCGACCAGCCCGAATTACCAGCACCGCGATATCGGGATCGAGCGAATCCTCGTGGAACTCGTCACGTTTCAGCGTTGAGTCAATAAACCACTCAACCAATACCCGGCTGAAAGGGCCATGCAGGCCGCTCACGCCCCTAACCGTCATCGTCGGGCCGCCGCTCTTGAGCCGTACTATGTCGCCAACCTTGAACTTGCTCATCCTTTGCGCTCCATTGCATCTGCCAATTGCCCGAAGGCCGTTCCGCATGCTTTACGCACGTCGTCCACGTCCGCCCGGCAATCCGCTATGAACTTGGCGACGGCGGCCTCACCGATGCCACTCGGAAGGTGTGAGGCCATGCGATCGGGCAATTGCTCGAGCTGCACCGCCGTGATGGCGATGGCTCGTTCGCCGATCGGCTTGAGAACGTCCACGCTCACGAGCTTGCCCTCGTACTCTTGTAGCTCAAGTGCTTCGCGTCGCGCACGGACACGCATAAGGTCCGCTTGGTATCGCTGCGGACTGCCGGCGCTGGCTTCCCTTGCCGCTTTCCAGGCTTCGATTCGGCCCAGGTCGTAGCGTTTGGCAGCGCAAGGCATGCCATTGTTTTTCCAGTTAAAAACCGTGCGGGAGTCGACGCCGAAGTAATTGGCGACCGCCGCCACGGTCGTGACAATGTTCGCGCCATCAACTTCTGCGTGACCGTTGTCGACCAGCCAGTCGCGGACCGCGGATGGATCAAAGCTGCGGCGATTGCCTCTGCCAGTGCACGGCAAACCCTGCCTGACCCAGGCGGCAATTTGCTTGGGGCTCGTTCCGAGTTCCGCAGCGAGTTCGGCCGCATTCATGCCGCCCCATTGACCAAACGAAGGCCTTGAAGAGGTGCATCGGATCGATTCGAATTCTCACTCGGCTCTGTATCCCGTGGAGCGACCTTTGATAGGGCGACGATTTGGTAGCCAACGACGCGCATCACCGCGGCCAAGTCCTTGGCGTCCAGCGCATCGATGGCGCTATCATCCAGTCGTGCAAGCGCCTTCGACAATCTGCTCTGATATTTGCGCAGCATGACAATGTGACGTCGACAAAGGGCGTCCAATCGGTCGGCGGCGACGGTAGATTTCGAGCCACTAGCCATTAACCACCGCCATGCTGATGAACCCCCCCGATTCACAACTTATGCAAAAATTGACCGATAACACGGGGCCCCATCCGCCCCCGCCCCCTTGGGAAGGACCCGAGCCCTATTAGGCCGCAGACCCCTATTAGGCCGGCTCAGCAGGGCTCCCAGACGCGTATTAGGCCGGTCGCAGTTCGTCATCGCGTGACCACCCATATCAACAAAGGCACGAAGCACGCCGTAACAAGAAGCATCCCGCAGCAAGTGACCACGAACGCCCGCCAAGGCGACATCGGCTGACCCATCACGGTACCTCCCTCACCGGCCCCACGAATTCGATCGTGAACACGTAGCCGTCCGTCAACGTCACGACGTACACCACTTTCGCGACAGCCGGCGCCGTGCTCAGCGCTGACCCTGGCAGCGAGTGCCGAAAGTTGTAGCCGATCGAATCAGCCGCCCAGCCTTGCAACGCGTCGAACCAGACGGACGAAGGCGTGAGCGAACTGCTCCACGTTTGAACGTCGCCGACGGTCACCGTGCACTGGATCGATTGCACGTCGGCCGTCACGTACGGCGTGCCTTCCGCGTACGGGCTCATCGGCATGTCGGCCGCTCGGGCGCACAACATGGCGTTGCTGTTCTGGACAAACTCGCCTTTGATCTGATAGCCGCGCATCAGCGGTAGACCCCTTTTGCGAGACACGCTTTGCAGGGCCGCCATGCCACGAACGTCGTGCGGTCGGATTTCGGTCGTCCGTGCTTTTCCAGCAGCTCGGGAATCATTGGATCGCGCTCAAACCAGTCGTTTGCAAACGGCCAAGCGCTTCCGGTGGCAACGTCCGCCAAATGCTGGTATTCGATCCAGCGGCCGCATTGGCGACACTCAACACTGCGTCGGCTATGGTCCACGAAGATCAACCGCGGCGGATGCGTGCAACAGTCGTGCGTATCGCGGTAGGTCTGGCGCCAGTCTTCGGCCAGTTGGTCGAGCAGCCCGAGCCACCAGCGACGGACGCCCTCTAAGATGAGCCAAGCCGGCGTTGCCGTTGGCGGGGCCGACGGAAAACACTCCAAAACACCGCGAGGGAGGATAATCTCTTCGCTAGGGAGAATGTCCATGACGTTCATGTGATCTTGCCTACGACAGCTCCCGGCAAGAAAATGGCGCCGATGACCTCCGCCGCGTGCGGCCCGGAATAGGATGGAACCTGCGTGGCCCCGGGATAATCGTCATCCAAAAAATAAAACAACAGGGACACGAGGAACGGATTCATGCGGCCACCTCGTGGAACGCAGCGACATACTGCCGAGTGGGTCGCATCTCCCGGACAGCCCGAGGCGGCGTGGTGTCGGATTGTTCGGCGGCAAGCGGCGGCATCTTAATCCGTGACGTTGTAAAAGGGCTGCCGCTCCCGGACACCTGAGAGCGGTAGCCAGTGTCCG of Pirellulales bacterium contains these proteins:
- a CDS encoding phage terminase large subunit family protein — translated: MIAFAETSVPYAPTLAPIVRDWALSWEPKPRISTEQWAEENVHLPEQITPMPGPFLIKRSPYVRGPFRAFDDPVTKQMTLVWGTQLAKTLVLQILLAKVAATIPAPCLLATPDLSSNRKLRDKFKLICQESPNIWEIAGVHEWNDKVLAFARNLVFLGYAGSTQTL
- a CDS encoding DUF2158 domain-containing protein, translating into MSKFKVGDIVRLKSGGPTMTVRGVSGLHGPFSRVLVEWFIDSTLKRDEFHEDSLDPDIAVLVIRAGRQSPSPGHSPTPWQLDPYPSTISGLKVHHVLDAEGSPIVEMWAHRGEAINLADANRIIQCVNACAHIANP
- a CDS encoding helix-turn-helix domain-containing protein, whose product is MNAAELAAELGTSPKQIAAWVRQGLPCTGRGNRRSFDPSAVRDWLVDNGHAEVDGANIVTTVAAVANYFGVDSRTVFNWKNNGMPCAAKRYDLGRIEAWKAAREASAGSPQRYQADLMRVRARREALELQEYEGKLVSVDVLKPIGERAIAITAVQLEQLPDRMASHLPSGIGEAAVAKFIADCRADVDDVRKACGTAFGQLADAMERKG